The Cucumis melo cultivar AY chromosome 9, USDA_Cmelo_AY_1.0, whole genome shotgun sequence genome includes the window tttgaactaaattaattttatcaACTAAACCTTTAGAATTTTATAAGTAAACTAATATGAACCGATAGttaaaattacaattaaaaatcGTTCATGCATCAATTCTAATCGTCTATCTTATTAATCcaaaaaaagttaaagaaattTACACACAATTTCGTATATGAATTGATACATGGatcattttcaaaagtaaatCTTAATAAATGGCTTACCGTGATTTAATTAGAACAAttcaaaagtttaattaaaacaattataaatGTCTCATGATATGTTTTTAACAAAATTTGAAGGACAATGTAAATTGATAACACTTATAAATGTTCAAGGTTTACATTGATATAACtgttaattttataattttaattgataTAGACCTCAAAATTTACGGATATATAATTGGATAGTTTCTCTATATATCATAATTAATTGAGCAAAAAATATATGATACATTCTATCAATATGTTACAATGagaaactgaaaaaaaaaatacattttttggTATATGAATTTTAAATATGGTTTCATTTAGTTTAtagatttcaaaatatatactattatcctaagttttaaaattagtttcaaTTAATTGATCCTCTTAAATACTATACATTCAAAATGTTATATTATTACCTATTTAagtttcttttaaatattattacccatttaagtttcttttagtatatataaaaatgattttttttttttttttttgttgttattCATGACAATTTCCTTACCAATTAGACATGAAATTgtcacatttttttaaaaatctttaaGAGCAATTAGATATAAAATTTAAGAGCAAAACCTGAAGTTTAGTAACCAAATTATGAAATTAGTATTTCATCCACACTTTTAttgaattattatttaaattaaatgagGGTTGAGTAGTAAAAAGTAGGGTGGAGGAAGGATTTCTTAGAAGAGAGGGAAAAAGAAGTTattagttatatatatttttgttttttagttgGTAAAGAACTTTGAAACCCTATATTTGGTGGGGTAACTATGTCCCCTCTTCAAGGAAGCCTGACATGTTCCTTCTTTTATCACTTTATCTAATCTAATCATTAACATTTAACAAtttagataattaaaaataaaattctaagtcaaaagaaaacaaaactatacatacaaatataatatttagaaCACCAAGAACAGACTGCTTCATCCATTTATTGAAATCCCTTTTCTCAACTATTACAACTTATAACAAAataatgtaaaaaagaatataCACTCAAATAAATTGGTTTACATTACAAAGACTTCACACATTTTCACTATTTGCCACACTCGTATCTTCATCTAAACCACACTACCCTTTGGGGGAAATTTTGTTACAAATGACTCGAAAAATTATGTTCCTTTGACCCaaaaatgaattaaataaaagaaaacccAAAAAACCCAATTATGCTTTACCCTAATCTTGCCTTTTCTTCTTCACATctattgagaaaaaaaatgaaaaatgaaaatgaagcaATGAAGGCTTGAATAAAAGAACCAACCAATGCTTCAACTTCAAGTACTTGACTCAGAAGGAAATGATAGACTTCTTTGAATCCTCTGCAACAAAAGCACCAACTCCCATGGCTGAAGaataagaagatgaagatgaagaaggagaagCTTTAGAAACCCACCAAACTCTCAGGCTTTTATCAAGGCTACCACTATACAGCAAGAATCCCTCACCCACACCATTTGGAGCTGCTTGTAAGCATTTGATTGGTCCTTCATGTCCATTTATCACCCCAATTTTACACAATCTCCCAAATGCTTCTCTTCTCCAAATCCCAATGCTCTTATCAGCTGATCCACTACACAAAAACTCCCCCATCAAACATACACATAAAACAGCCATTTTATGAGCTTTTTTCTCGCAAACAACCTTCCAACTCATTGTTTCTCCAATCTTTTCCCATCCCATTAAAAACCCATCTGAAATTCCCCCAAATACCCATTTCCCATCATTTGAAACTACCACAGAATTTATTGATACATCCTTATGGCCCTCTAAAATCCCTAACAAACTATGCATTTCTTCTTCTACTTgttcttcttgtttttttcttcttccccaTGCTTTGATTTTCCCATCTGCAGAAGCTGAATATACAATCCCATTACAAGCTACAACCCCATTAATGGCATCATCATGAGCTTTAATGGATTCTAAACATTTCAAATCAGAAACCCTCCAAACTTTTAAGGTTTTGTCCCAAGAGCCAGAATAAATCAGACCATTATGAACAGCTAAACAAGAAATTGTATCAGCATGTTCAATCCAGAGGATTTTATGGTGCCTTCTTGTTTGAACATAATTGCTTTGTTTCATAAACTTACCCAAATAGTCTTTCGCTGTTGGTAGAGTATTCACGAGACGGAAATTGTTCTCCGACCGGCGTGAAACCTTCCAGACTCTGATTTTCCCGTCCTGATGAGCTGTGAAGACTCTGTTCCCGACGGCGACCACCGCCTTAACCGATCCTTCACCATGGCCGAATCTAGTGAAAACCCTTAAATCAGGTTGCTGCCATACGATTATGTCTTTCCCTTGCGATGCGCTTAAAATGAACTCACCACATAGAGCCAAACAAGAAACAGAGCCAATGTGGCCGGGGAGAACAGCCAGTGGGCGATATGAAGAATACCCAGATAGGGATTTGTTGAGAAAATCACATGGGAAT containing:
- the LOC103503407 gene encoding protein JINGUBANG, translated to MDPPVTEAATPLLHSTSSESSSDADDHTPPSSYRFNFKDVKFPCDFLNKSLSGYSSYRPLAVLPGHIGSVSCLALCGEFILSASQGKDIIVWQQPDLRVFTRFGHGEGSVKAVVAVGNRVFTAHQDGKIRVWKVSRRSENNFRLVNTLPTAKDYLGKFMKQSNYVQTRRHHKILWIEHADTISCLAVHNGLIYSGSWDKTLKVWRVSDLKCLESIKAHDDAINGVVACNGIVYSASADGKIKAWGRRKKQEEQVEEEMHSLLGILEGHKDVSINSVVVSNDGKWVFGGISDGFLMGWEKIGETMSWKVVCEKKAHKMAVLCVCLMGEFLCSGSADKSIGIWRREAFGRLCKIGVINGHEGPIKCLQAAPNGVGEGFLLYSGSLDKSLRVWWVSKASPSSSSSSYSSAMGVGAFVAEDSKKSIISF